The following coding sequences are from one Neovison vison isolate M4711 chromosome X, ASM_NN_V1, whole genome shotgun sequence window:
- the P2RY4 gene encoding P2Y purinoceptor 4, translating into MAGAESSLLTTLGPSPDPGDSQGELDCSFNEEFKFILLPVSYTVVFLLGLGLNTLTLWLFLFRLRPWDATATYMFHLALSDTLYVLSLPTLIYYYAARNHWPFGTGLCKFIRFLFYWNLYCSVLFLTCISVHRYLGICHPLRALRWGRPRFAGLLCLAVWLVVAGCLAPNLFFVTTSPKKDTILCHDTTRPEEFDHYVHFSSAVMGLLFGVPCLVTLVCYGLMARRLYRPLPGAAQSSLRLRSLRTIAVVLTVFAVCFVPFHVTRTIYYMSRLLEVDCQVLNVVNVVYKVTRPLASANSCLDPVLYLLTGDKYRRQLWQLCRCGEPQPPTTASTLALVSLAEESRCRWTSTRRDRGFPAPGADRL; encoded by the coding sequence ATGGCCGGTGCAGAGTCCTCTCTGCTTACAACCCTAGGTCCCAGCCCAGATCCTGGCGACAGCCAGGGAGAGCTGGACTGCAGTTTCAATGAAGAGTTCAAGTTCATCCTGCTGCCTGTGAGTTACACAGTCGTTTTCCTGTTGGGCCTGGGCCTCAACACCCTGACCCTCTGGCTCTTCCTCTTTCGCCTCCGACCCTGGGATGCCACGGCCACCTACATGTTCCACTTGGCCTTGTCAGACACTTTGTATGTGCTGTCACTGCCCACCCTCATCTACTATTATGCGGCCCGAAACCACTGGCCCTTTGGCACGGGGCTCTGCAAGTTCATTCGCTTCCTCTTCTACTGGAACCTCTACTGCAGCGTCCTCTTCCTTACCTGCATCAGCGTGCACCGCTACCTGGGGATCTGCCACCCGCTTCGGGCCCTGCGCTGGGGCCGCCCGCGCTTTGCGGGCCTTCTCTGCCTGGCCGTTTGGTTGGTCGTAGCTGGCTGCCTTGCGCCCAACCTGTTCTTCGTCACCACCAGCCCCAAGAAGGACACCATCCTGTGCCACGACACCACTCGGCCCGAGGAGTTTGACCACTACGTGCACTTCAGCTCAGCCGTCATGGGGCTGCTGTTTGGCGTGCCCTGCCTGGTCACTCTCGTTTGCTATGGGCTCATGGCCCGGCGCCTGTATcggcccttgccaggggccgccCAGTCATCCTTGCGTCTGCGTTCTCTCCGCACCATCGCTGTGGTGCTGACTGTCTTCGCTGTCTGCTTTGTGCCCTTCCACGTCACCCGCACCATTTATTACATGTCAAGGCTGCTGGAAGTCGACTGCCAGGTGCTGAACGTTGTCAATGTGGTCTACAAAGTGACTCGGCCTCTGGCCAGTGCCAACAGCTGCCTGGATCCCGTGCTCTACCTGCTCACGGGGGACAAGTACCGCCGTCAGCTCTGGCAGCTGTGCAGGTGTGGGGAGCCTCAGCCCCCCACCACGGCCTCCACCCTGGCGCTGGTGTCCCTGGCTGAGGAAAGCAGATGCAGGTGGACATCCACCCGGAGGGACCGTGGCTTCCCTGCCCCTGGGGCAGATAGATTGTAG